The sequence gtgtgtgtgtgtgtgtgtgtgtgtgtgtgtgatataaTGACGTTGACGATTACTTGCTTTTATTTTGTGTAGACATTGTTTGTTTTCCACCCGGTGCACGcctattaaagacatatttatttcGTGTTTGGTTTTCTGATGGCCGCTGTCGACTTTTTACCTGATGAGATTGTTCTCAATATACTTGCTAGGCTTCCAACAAAGCCATTGTTACGATTTCGGTGCGTATCCAGATATTGGCTTCGTATGCTTATGGACCCTTACTTTATGAAGTTGAGATCACATAAAAACATCATTCTCCACATTAATAGGGAAAACTTATACTTCATAGACAGTAATGTATCTACTAATGACAGTACATATTCAGTATTCACGCGTTGTTATCCGTTAGAGGACCTACATACTATTCGTCCATTTGCTAGACTTATTGGATCCTTCAATGGGTTAGTCCTTATAGTTTATATAATAGATTTCATTTTATACAATCCTTTTACTGGTGTTACTTCCAAGAAACTTCCGGATCCTCCTACTCCGATTAAGTATAGAAATGGATATGGACTTGGCTACGGTGATACTCCTAGTGACTTAAAAATCGTTAAGTTGAAAGAATATTCCCGTCGTTATGAGGTCTACGACTTTAATAGGAATTCATGGAGCTCTTGGAGTTCGGATAAATACGGCATAAGGTACACTATGTTTCTACATAATGTGGGTACATTTGTAAATGGATATTTGTATTGGATTAGATCAGAACATGTGTTGATTGCCTTCAGTGTTAAAGATATGGTTCTTTCTGAGATTTATCTACCATCTACTTCGAAAATCATTGGGAATCTAGGTACGATAAATGGATGCCTTTGTTGGCTCAAAATGCCTAATTCATCCAAATTCGAGTTGTGGGTGACGAAGGAACCCTCCATTGAGAGCTCATGGGTGAATACATATTCGTTCACGTTAGATCACAAATGGGACTTCTATTATCACCCTCTTAATATTTTTGATGATGGAAAAATTCTTTTTGTGACACCGTTAAAGCAACTCATTATCTACGATATTTCAAAAGGCTCTTATGAAACGCTTAATATCAGTTTGATTAGCGAACGCGTTTTAATCAATTACATGAACATGAATTGCACACAGTATGTGGAGACTTTGGTTTCACCTTTAGATGTCTGATTCTCGAGATTGGATGGAAGATAAAAGGAAAAACTTGCAAATGCAATGTTTTAACTTGATTTCAATGTGTTTTAGTTCCTTCTTTGTAATATTTTTAAGAAATTATGTCACTTGCATATAATAGTAGGGGGAGTgttattgtagcgaccccgacaaatcgtcaagtgacggcgtcgactacgtgggtcccattacctggtcataagtctttatgacaatgtttgaccaaaatatgtcaccctcatttcaaaataaagattgttttcaaagtttacaagaattgttcaaccaaaagttaagttacaaggttataagtacatttgaaatctaggcgacacggtttaaagtaaagtcaaaagacgctccaagtaatgcatgtatactcgacatccaatgcaagtatcaaatagtgagcggaagcatgtatcacatatcgtgcaagacctgagaaaaacatagaaatctgtcaacgaaaacgttggtgaaatcataggtttaagtaagtaagtgagtaaaagtaagtaagtcgaaccacaaggtttgcaaagttgaaataatagtaatacattctaaaagttaatattcacgagcacccaattatcaaagcttaacattccatccattgtataccccatccatagtgctagaacaaacactgattctcgaaaatatatttcatccgtagacggtagcgaaccgtcaaagatgagggttgtcaaacccatatggccatataacataagttctcgcttacaccatctgttgtaactaatgataatcggattgaggattttcgttctaaactcgtatgtagaatgtttgttttcccgttcttgtgttcacttagttcaaaagaatcgtttatgttttctcatcccaaaagtaagttcaaaagagtaaaaagtgggactatgatctcacctttgattgcaagagtgaaatagtacttcaacaagtaaacgtgcaaagaacaatgctagtctcgacctaaacaattaggttgtatcaataacgatagtcacgaagggtcaaagatgttcaattagtcctatggctcaatacgactcgattaatatagcatgtgaagcaaattgtcaagtttcatgcaagatacaagtataaaagcatgttaggaagattgcataattaattggttaagtttgacaaaaagtcaaacttggtcgggtcaaagtcaacgaaaaagtcaacatgttcgggtcgggtcccggacaaattttccattctaattattcatatacaagtatattaaaacaagtttcatgtgaatcggaggtcggtagctagtcaaacatttcacgttaaaagggacatggaggtcagaatctgtccaggccatttggcgcgccgcgcggggtagggtgcgcgccgcgcgacctgtagttcagctatttttctgtctttcaaactatgcacgagccaaaaccaattctaacacaactcttgacccgcaaacacttataacgcctatcatacatcgttggaaaggtattttgacgaggaatgcaactaaacacatatcatcaatcaaacttccacttataacaaccaaaaaccacaattaaacattcataatcaaagttcaagttccaaaaacgcattttatgattcgggcaatcaatttacatgtatgttatgccgtttcgaaggtaatcaaacacacattgcaacaaaacacttaacaacaatatctcatggcatttgacgcatcaaaagttcatgtaaagctcatcaaaccctaatccaagttcacaaaatcattaatcatgttcttggagtttccttaatcaacctatacatcaaaacgaagctaatgatactagtaacactttttaaaacatgcactttaacaatctaacaacatttgatcatccaaaatcaaggatttagcaagtaattttcatattgaactagttacaccaaaaacaacgaatcgagcatacaaattacatacacgacatcacaatgagccatagacactaattaacaactttataactcaaaaatctcaagaacacataaaattagtgattttagaaagttacccaaatgagatgaagttggtatcaaattgaagaggatgaagagaggattccaaatatgtattttgttttggttgaagcttccaaatccgaatttagatgatgattctttgtagtggtgtttgagagaaaattggaaagtatagaaagaaaatggaaatgaaaatgaaaaggaaaatggggaggtgggtgttgactagtcaagctagtcacatctttgctccaatggcgaaactagtccctcgcgttcggttgcgggtgcgtgaattgaccaaacgaattattttaaattacacgaaagtacgggagatattaaaaatccgataacgagaatatttaaaatgttacttaacaaaggatacgaatctagatatgaagggtattatttaaaaagaaaaagacgggcgttaaaataatttaacagaaaaatgcgggatgttacattatccacacctcaaaagaaatttcgtctcgaaatttagttggaaaataataatcgatgcctctcactcgagaccggagatgtcaatgctatgaataagtgaaggtacgtccttgagtgttctcatgaatttggatttttacgatccccggtttcaactggttttcctatgaagagaagtttgtcttcaatagttggtgcatttagaagaattgcacgttcctgttccgcaggacacgtttctatgtttgttacacgaaatgtaaggtaaacggaaacttaattgagtcggaagttctaaacggtaggaagcggttccaatacgccccaaggtttcaaaaggttcaatattgcggctatagcctttctcgatttcccaaaatggattacacctttccaaggtgcggtttctcaatattacgcggttacacactgggatttgtgaggttttcatctaagtttggtataactcttttggcgactacggatcgtctcgagccctcctcggatttgaatgatttcaattgttgtttcttgatggagttcagattttggtggttgatgctttggataaatgaacaggggtatgacattagcggtcatatagggtttcggaaagtgcgcgtgaacacacgagtggtaactactgttgtaagagtgatctactaaaggtgacaatacgagtttgtgacatgtctttccaagacgtaaatcgttcgtttgctcggttcgtcagtttgtgggtggtacgcggtactcatgtctaagcgggttcccaaggttccttgtaaaactagaagtgaaacgagtatttcaatacggaataattgacaaagatacaccgtgttggaatagaatctcttaagatacgtttgaacaagttagttagggttcgaaaaatgttcgttaggactattcaccctcgtggcgaatacttatgtaatatgaggagtttctctatccatggagaaatgttacaaggagtttctttaaacggaaatgcgaacggtaaagatagtagtgaaatgaggacttagaataggatgagtttacatctcgaggttgccataacgtgcctctagttgtcaaaagttgaagtctgaaagagaaacgaggtagtacacgtagttgtatagttcggggttgaataatagttgaccgattatcataaacacaagggcgttaagtcaaagaagagtgaagtatcgttggattgtgtgctatcttaaattccagtaatatcagacggtgacggtgaaataacagaggtatgtagtgtggtacgtgatgacgagaagattgatcggatccacaatttaatattcgaattcttcgtgtaaaataacgaattttagttatgttgatttttgagtcgagagagtatgcctttcggcgttcaaatagaaatatttccatgttcgagttccatctgttgctatacgattttaactagaaatgttggtgtgaagaatcacgctcaaggttcgaacacggagaggtttagagttttccttagtgagttaacgagtttaaaagtcgtgtgacaccgtgtgataccattctgtaacaccccagcttaacatgaccacaatattgtccgctttgcccgcaggcgcacggctttttcttggcgataacacacgagaaaagtcagaaatgaatcttcggtaacaaccggtgagatctaatatttttacgaatataagtctgagttgggagagtttcctgattacatgtggcttgatttcgagattgattgtaatgccttgaccattaacatcatggtctagaaaattggacttcgttcaacagaaattctcactcggagaatttggtatagagttgctcttttctcaaaagttcgagcttaagatggtgatgttgttcgttttccttctttacttgaataagttaagatgtcatctataaatacgataacagattagtctatatgaatttgcatacgcggttcaagaggtttatggatacgggcgagccctaaataaatcaaacggtactaagagagatttacaactaatgttgcgagttcggaaagtggcttaggagacatcgtctcacttaacccccaattgatgataaccggaacggaggtcgatttggaacatacgggattcgtgcaaataatcatgaggtcatggatgcgagggagagggtatcggtttccaaccgaaaatttcttagttcacaataatctatacataaatgtagggcaacaatttctccttaatgaataggttttgagttccttagttctattggtgtcgagttcaatttcttaacgtatatcctccgataatatttataggcacacaatatttttccgttggtcgcttaaatc comes from Rutidosis leptorrhynchoides isolate AG116_Rl617_1_P2 chromosome 4, CSIRO_AGI_Rlap_v1, whole genome shotgun sequence and encodes:
- the LOC139841500 gene encoding F-box/kelch-repeat protein At3g06240-like; translation: MAAVDFLPDEIVLNILARLPTKPLLRFRCVSRYWLRMLMDPYFMKLRSHKNIILHINRENLYFIDSNVSTNDSTYSVFTRCYPLEDLHTIRPFARLIGSFNGLVLIVYIIDFILYNPFTGVTSKKLPDPPTPIKYRNGYGLGYGDTPSDLKIVKLKEYSRRYEVYDFNRNSWSSWSSDKYGIRYTMFLHNVGTFVNGYLYWIRSEHVLIAFSVKDMVLSEIYLPSTSKIIGNLGTINGCLCWLKMPNSSKFELWVTKEPSIESSWVNTYSFTLDHKWDFYYHPLNIFDDGKILFVTPLKQLIIYDISKGSYETLNISLISERVLINYMNMNCTQYVETLVSPLDV